CTGATCCAAAGCGAAGAAAGTTTTCGCTTCCTCGCCGACTCCATCCCTCAGTTGATTTGGACGGCACAACCTGATGGCCGGTTAGATTACATCAACCGGCGCGTTGCTCAATACAGCGGATTGAGCGTTGACAACGTGATCGGCTGGGGATGGCAACAGATACTGCATCCAGACGATCTGCCCCAGAGTCTTGATCGCTGGCAGCACTCTTTAAACACCGGCACGAAGTACGAAGTTGAATTTCGTTTGCGGCACTCGTCCGATGGACAATATCGCTGGCACTTGGCACGAGCCTTACCGATGCACGACGCAGAAGGCCAGATTATCAAGTGGTTTGGAACTTGTACAGATATCGAGGATCAAAAGCGGGCAGAACAAGCGGCGCAGTTTCTATCACAAGCGAGTACCCTGCTGGCTTCTTCCCTCGACTACGAAACGACTCTCTCCAGGGTGGCGCGTTTAGCGGTTCCCACTCTGGCAGATTATTGCGTTGTTGATATTGCCGAAACCAATGAGGTATTCCGCCGGCTGGCTGCGGTTCATCCAAACCCAATCAAAGAGCAGCTAGCGCGTGACATTGAACAGCGTTACCCAACCGGCCTGAATGGGGAGAACCCAATCGCTAGGGTACTGCGTACAGGGGAATCACAACTGTATCCACAGATGCCCGATGAGGTATTAGTTGCCACTGCCCTAAATGCAGAACACCTAGAGATGCTGCGCTCGTTGGGAATCAAGTCTTATATGAGCGTGCCACTAATGGCTCGTGGGCGGGTACTCGGTGCCATTTCCTTTGCCACAGCCGAATCAGATCGCCATTATAATGCCGCCGATCTTGCCTTGGCTGAAGATTTAGCCCGCCGCGCTGCTGTCGCCATCGACAATGCACTGCTTTACCGCGAGGTTCAGGAGGCGGAACAACGCAAAGATGAATCCTTAGCATTGCTCAACGCTTTGCTGGAAAGTGCACCGATTGGGTTTGCCTTTATGGATCGCGATCTGCGCTTTGTTCGCCTCAATCGTTCCCTCGCAGAACTCAACGGCATTCCTTTGGCAGATCACTTAGGACGCACTCTTGAGGAAATTTTGCCGGCGGAAACTGCATCCATCTCAACTGCACTTCACCGGCAAGTCCTGGCCACTGGGGAGCCGGTTTTAAATTTAGAAGTGGATGGCCAGACATTTTCGTCCCCCAATCAACACCGGCACTGGTTAGCAAGCTACTACCCGATCCGTTCCGGGAGTGGGGAAATTTTAGGTACGGGTGTGGCAGTGGGGGATATTACTGAACTCAAGCGGGCACAGGAAGCTCTGCGGCAGAGTGAAGAGCGCTTCCGCTTGCTATTTGACAACGCACCAATGGGCATCTCCATCGCCCGGAACGGAGTCAGTTTGTACGTCAACCGCGCCTACCTTGAGATGTTTGGCTACAGCACTGTCTCTGAAATGCAAGGCACACCGTTGCTCAATGATATTGCACCCCAATGCCACGAGGAGATCACTGAAAGGATTCGACAACGAGATCGAGGGGAAAGCGTTCCAAATAGTTATGAAACCCTCGGTCAAAGAAGGGACGGATCAGTGTTTCCTTTTCAGGTTTATGTGGCCCGGTTTGATTTACCCGATGGGCCGGCAAGCACTGCCTTTATTCGTGATATTTCTGTCGCTAAGCAAATCGAGTCTGAACGTGCTCAGCTTTTGATTAAAGAACAGCAAACCCGGCAGCTGGCTGAGCACACTGCTGAACGGATCGCCGGTTTGCAATACGTCACTGCCACCCTTTCGGAAGCACTGACAGCCTTAGAAGTTGCAGATGCGATCCTTACTTCAGGATTAGCCGTACTGGATGCAAATGTCGGACTTGTTTCTTTGCTCAATGACGCCGGCACGGAATTTGAGAATATCCGGATCGTGGGCTACTCGCAAGATGTTGTGGACGCATGGCCCCGTTTTGCAGCGGATGCGCCCGTACCCATTGCGGATGCGGTGCGGCGCAGACAGGCGATTGTGCTGGAAACACAGGCAGAGCGTAACGCCCAGTATCCCCATCTAGTGTCTGTCCATGTAGAATCCACGGCCACTGATGGCGCTTTAGTTGCCATCCCGATGATCGTGAACGAGCGCGTTGTGGGCGGACTCGGTTTGGGCTTTCCAGAGGATCGGCAATTCAATCAAGATGACCGCGCTTTTATGCTGGCGCTGGCCCAGCAGTGCGCCCAAGCTCTAGAGCGAGCGCGTCTTTTTGAAGCTGAACGGTTAGCCCGCGCTGCGGCTGAAACGGCGCTAGATGCGCTCAAGCAAAGCGAAGCTCGCTTCCGCACAATGGCAGATAACTCACCGGCATTTATCTGGATGGCCGGCACTGACGGACAATGCACCTATTTCAACCAACCTTGGCTAGACTTTACCGGCCACACCTTGGAAGAAGCACTCTCCCTTGGTTGGTATGAAGGGCGACATGCTGACGATGTACAGCCTTGTGTGGATGCGTATAGGGTGGCATTAAACCGGCTGGAAGGCTTCCAAATAGAATACCGGCACAAACGAGCAGATGGTAAATACCGCTGGATTTTCGATACCGGCGCGCCGCTTTACTCTCCCGATGGCAGTTTTGTCGGTTACATTGGCTCTGGCATCGATATCAGCGAACGCAAGCAGGCAGAGGAAGCGCTGCGCGAGAGTGAATCCCGGTTTAGACGCTTGGTAGAGTCCAACGTGATCGGCGTGATCTTTTGGGACACCGCCGGCAACATTACCGATGCCAACGATGCCTTCTTGCAAATGGTGGGCTATACCCAGGAAGATCTGCAAGCCGGCAAGGTGCGATGGAAAGACATGACCCCTCCTGAACAGTTGCATCTGAGTGAGGAGGCGATTGCTCAACTGCAGCAGTCTAAGACGGCGAGTGCCCTAGAAAAGGAATACATTTGCAGAGACGGCAGCCGCATTCCCGTTGTACTCGGCAGCGTCATGTTTGAAGGCTCTCAGGATCGCGGGGTCAGCTTTGTTCTCAATTTAACTCAACTCAAACAAGCCGAGTCAGAGCGCCGACAGAGTGAGGAACGCTACCGTCGCATCGTGGAAACGTCTTATGAAGGGATTTGGACAATTGACGCCCAAGGGCACACAGATTTCGTGAATCCCCGAATGGCAGAGATGCTGGGCTATACCGTGGAAGAGATGATGGGGCGTCCGATTTCTGATTTTACGGACGAGCCGGCCCGCATCGCATCCGAGGGAAATATTGAGGGGCAAACCCAAGGAACTAAAGCACTGAGTGAATGCCGGTGGCGTCGCAAAGATGGTTCGGAGCTTTGGACACTGAATTCTAGCAACGCCATTATTAATGAGCGAGGAGAATTCACCGGCGAGATCGCCATGATTACGGATATTACCGATCGCAAACAAGCTTCTGAAAAGCTGTGGGAAACCAATCAAACCCTTAACAGCTTGATTCAAGCTTGCCCCTTAGGGATTAGGGTGTTTAATCTCAATGATGCGGTTGTAACTTTATGGAACCCAGCCGCTGAGCGGATTTTTGGCTGGAGTGAACAAGAAGCACTGGGCGGTTTTCTGCCTTCAGTTCCAGAAGACAAACGAGAAGAATTTCTGGCAAACCTCGCCGCCATCGGGCAAGGTGAGGAATTAATTGGGGTAGAGTTGCGCCGGCAGAAAAAAGACGGTTCACCCATTGATATCGCCGTTTGGGCGACTGCACTGCAGGATGCAAAAGGCCTAAAGAGCTGTCTGTCAATTGTTGCCGATATTAGCGACCGTAAGCAGATGGAGGCAGAACGCGAGCAACTTTTAGCTCGTGAACGGGGAGCACGCGCCGAGGCTGAAACGGCGAACCGGATCAAGGATGAGTTTCTGGCGGTACTTTCTCATGAGTTACGTTCGCCGCTGAATGCAATTTTGGGGTGGGCGCAGATGCTGCGGACTCGTAACTTTAATGCAGCAACCATTTCTCGCGCCCTAGAAACGATTGAGCGCAACGCCCGGTTGCAAACCCAATTGATAGAAGATTTGCTGGATGTTTCGCGCATTCTGCGGGGCAAAACCAGCCTCAATATAATGCCGGTGAATTTAGTCTCGACTATTGAGGGGGCGCTCGATACGATGCGACCGGCTGCTGAAGCGAAGGCGATTAAAATTGAGCGATTGCTTGATCCGACGGTGGGGTTGATTTCAGCCGATCCAGGCCGGTTTCAGCAGATTGTCTGGAATTTGCTTACCAATGCGATTAAGTTTACCCCGTCGGGAGGGTGTGTGACGATCCGCCTTGCGGCTGCCGGTTCTATGGCTCAAATTCAAGTCAGCGACACCGGCATTGGCATCGCCAGCGATTTTCTTCCCCATGTTTTTGAGTATTTCCGTCAGGCAGATGGCTCAACGACACGGGCGCACGGCGGACTGGGTTTGGGTTTGGCAATTGTGCGCCATTTAGTAGAACTGCACGGCGGCACGATCCAGGCGGAAAGTCTGGGTGAAGGACAAGGGGCAACCTTCACCGTGCTGCTGCCACTTTTGAAAAGACAGCCGGTAGAAGGCAGAAGGCTGCCGGCAGCAGAAAATTCTCCCGTTCTTCCCCTCTCCTCCTCTCCCCCTGTCCCTCTCTCCAACGTCCGGGTACTTGTGGTTGATGATGAAGCTGACACACGAGACTATATTGTTACGGCACTAGAGCAAAGTGGCGCTGAGGTAATCGTTGCAGCCTCCGTAAGTACAGCATTTATCGCTCTACAGCAATTTCAACCCAATGTTTTAGTCAGCGATATCGGAATGCCTGGGGAGGATGGCTACTCCTTGATCCGCAAGGTGAGAGCTTTGGCTGCGGATCAGGGGGGAAATATCCCTGCGGTGGCGCTAACCGCCTACGCGATGGAAGAGGATCGCCGGCGCGTGCTTGAGGCCGGTTTTCAGAAACATTTGGCTAAGCCGGTGGATGCAGATGAGTTGATTCAGGTGGTAGCGCGTCTGAGCGGACGCCTGGAAGATAATACTCTGGGATAAGAAGTAGTCTAGAGGATTGGTAGTAATGGTTTCAAGAATTGGTATTAAAAATTTCGACAATATACAACTAGATAAAAAAACAAGCTCTTGCCTAGAATTTGACAAAGAGCCTGCATCATCCCATTAAATTGATAAAGTGCCGGTTTTTATTGAATTAAAATGATCGCTTCTTGAATCTTTGCATTCAGAGCGTCTTTTAGCCCTAACTCAACTTTTTCCATTAATTGATCAAAAGTTTCCTGATTCGCCGCCAGTTGTTCTTTAAGAACCTTCTCCAACTCCGGATTTATTTCCTTGCATATACTGTCAATTTTACTGTCGCTTAACAAATTTGAACGCATCCAACCGGGAACATCTAAATTTGTTTTAATCGTATCTTTAACGCCCTTACGATTTAGCTCCATTCCTGCCGCTAAAGCTGAAGCTCCATAAACGAGGGCGATTGGCCAAGCTAAATGTCCAGTTAAGATTAAAGTCAGTAGGCTAGCAAGAGTGCCTCCACCAATCACCACATTGATGATAAATGACACGATTTCGGCAAGAATCGCATCTCCGATCTGAAGTTCCGGATTAACCGCAGCCGGCGCGATCCCTTCCTCAAACCTTAAACTACTTCTGGGAATCTGAAATTTTCGACAAATCGGATCGGTTTTATCGGCTAACTCAGGCTGAATTTTGCTATTAAACCAAGCCAGACATTGGCTATTGATGAGAGCCTGAGTTTCATTACTTTTAACCCACTGCTCCGCTCGCTGTTTCATAGAGACTTCGAGATCAGATAAAGTTCTAATTTTGTTATGTTGCCAATCTTTTAACCCAGTTTTAACGATGGATTTAATTAATTCATCTGAAAGTGAGTTGGTCAATAATTCTATTAAATTTGGCAGATTTTTTTCAATGAGATTTCTGAAAAAATTTGAATCAAATAAGTAATTCATTTCTTGTTTGAAAGCAGCCGCCCGCAAATCCCATCTTCCCACTCGCGCTAAACCCAGTGCAATGCAGCGCTCAGGTTCTGGATCAGGACGAACTTGCGTGTCGGGTTCGGGGAAGGTTTTCTCGCAAATAAGACGGGTAAACTTCATGCGAGATGCCCCACCTGTCATTAGCACGACTTTCGGTGCAATGCCTTGTTTATCAAGCTTTTCTTTCGCCACCGTGACTGCTTCACGAAATGATTGAATCCAACTCTTTTTCCCTAATTCAACTAAGGGGTGGTTTAAAATTTCCTCCATAATTGATTGATTGACTTGGGGGATAAAATAAATTTGTTCGTTAATCGACTCAAACCCCCGTGCAAAAGATTGAGGGGAACTGTAAAGCTGTTCGTTAGAAAAATAATCTTCCTTGGCTTTGCGGCAGGCAAGTTCACAGCGAGCTTTGTGATGTGAATATTGAGAAAAAACTTTCTCAAGTAATTCTTTTTGCTCGTGATTGGCTAGCGTACGTTCAAAAATTGCTTTATCAATTAGAGAAGCCCCCAGCTCATTACTGCCAAAATCTATGGGGATTTCGGATAAGCTTTTAACGAGAGTAAAATCAGTTGTTGAAGAACCAATATCAACAATGAGTACCGATGAGGTCAGCTTGTTGTATTCAAGTTTACCGGCTTCCTTGGCTTGCATAAAAGCCGCTCGTGATTCTGGGATCACATTCAGCAGCGGAATTCCAGCTTCCTGAAGCAGCTTTTGGTACTCTTCACGATCTTCTAGTGACCAACCTGAAGGGCAACCTACATAAAAATAGCTGTTTTTCTCGCCTTGAATTTGCTTACTTTCTTTCAAAAGAGAGTAGTAGGTTTTTAAGAAACTTCGGAGGGTTTCTCGATAACTTGCATCTTGATTAGGTTTTTGCTTAAAAGCGATTTGTAGCTGAGTAACCCCAACTTGAATTAAGGCTTGCTCTCCCACAAGATAGCCAAGTTCAGGATGCCAACCTAGGGCAGTAATTTGATTTTTTTTATTGTTAACTTCCAGCATTTCTGGAGGTTCAATGCTTTCGATTACAGCTTTGGCAACGGCTGTTTCTCCATGTCCCAGGTCGAAACCGATTGTTTCTAAAGTTTCCATGATTTTACTAAAAATTTTAGTCTTGAATTAAACGATTCGGCTGACTGGGTGTTAATATTGATTTCTAATTTCCCAACTTAAAGCAACTGCCGGCTCACCGCACAGTTTCATTATAACGATCACTTTGTGGGGTAATGAGATTAGCCGGCTCAATCACTCGACCACGCCGTAGCAAGCTATCACCTTTAAATAAGGCCGGCGTGATTGTCACGCAGTCTTTAGTCGCGGGATCAATGCTTGGCTCAAAATCAAAATACTCACGAGAATTTTTTGCCTCATGGGGCTGATAAATTTGAGCGCGAATTCCCTCTTCCATCAAAACTTGTGGCAACATTTTTGTTAGTTCAATTGCCATCTGGGGTTTATTCAGGACTGACGCGCCCCAAAGTCTTTGGATCAGCGTTAACAATTCTGGCAATTCTTCTAACCCACTGGAATCAGGGGTTCCTTTAACATCTATTGCCCGTGCAACTGCCTGGTCGATTGTATTTAAAGCATCCGCAAGGTTGCCTAACAAAATTTGACTATCAACGCGCACAACCGGCAGCGTCGTTTCTGGAAGCAGCGGAACAGTTGAATTCTTTTCGCTGGTTTTTTTGTCAAGTTTAAGGGCAACTTCTAAGCCAATGACCACTGACACCAATAAGGTCGGCATCCACACTTGCGGGTCATTTGGCATTAAGGAAACTAAGGAAGTTAAAGTTCCTGCGCCGGCAAGCGCCTGTAAAACTTTTAAAATTAACTTATTCGGGGCTAACTTTGCAGCTTGGTTAGAAAGTGATTGGGTTGGTGGAACAGAAAATTTAACCTCATTAGCCGCACTCAAAGCAGCAACAGACTGGCGCAGGCTTTCTAGAAAAAAGGAAGCCAGACGTACCTGAGCGACATTAAGATCACCCATGTAACTTCTTTCTAGATTATCAAGCCGGTTTTGAACCAATTTTACGACTTGGTCAAGGTTGCTTGCCTTATCTATATCTCTCTGGAGTTCACTGCGTTCTTTGTCAAAAAGTGTTATTAGCGTTTTCATCGCGATCTTTAAAACTTCAGCGTTAGCGGAATACTTATCCACAATATAGCGTCAGCTAGGTATCACCTTTCAAGCTCGGACGCTTTATGACTGAGTTCACCGCTAAAATTTTTCCAGCCTCTTTAAGTTAGTTTGCCATAGATGTTGGGTGGAAAACCGACCTTTGTGTGTTCTGGATGTTGGGTTGAAGCCGGCAACTGTACTGGCAATCGTTAAATTGATTCACATCGCAGCTTTGAGATCCACCTTCTCGTAGATACTCATCGCCTAGGTTATACAGGTATGATCGAGCCAAAGCCGATGTAGGGATAACCCGCAACTTTAGCTAGAAAAGTCAATCGCGAGAGGGGGGAAATGCTGACAGTCGTTTTAATCGTCAATGCGCTCATCGCACTCTTGTGCCTTTATGTGGCGTGGCAAGTGTGGAACTTGCGGCGGGTGCTGGCCAATGTCGCAGATACACTAATCTCTGTTGAGCGCAACACTTATGCCGTGCTGCATGGCGCACCCAATGCCATTACCACAGGGCAACGGGGCACTCGCCAGCTGCGAAAACAATACCGGCAACTGCAAACACAACTTCAGCGGGCCGAACAAGTGTTGGGCCTCTTGAGTTTAGGCCAAACGGTATGGCGGCGTCGCTCAACAGTGGTGCGCCGGTTCAAACCCTGAAAAACAGCGGTTTCCCTAGTGTAAAAGGAACAGCCCAGTTGCTTGACACATGATCCGCTTAGAGAAAGCCGGTACGCGGATCAAGCGCTTCAGACCTGTGCTAACCTACAGGCGGGTTTAAGGCGCTTTGCAGTATTTAGGAACAGGTGCCGAACGCTGTTATCAGCCGGACTCAACCTTTAGAAGCTTGAATCGCCCATCAAGACTCCTACAATTGGTGTAAGAATACAAACCGAACGATGTCAAATAACCGCTCAGGATTCTTTTTTGGGGGTGTGCTGTTAGGAGCCGCCATTGGCACAGTAACTGGCCTGCTGCTGGCCCCTCGTACAGGCCGCGACACACGCAAGCTGCTGAAAAAATCTGCAGACGCCCTCCCGGAATTAGCCGAAGACTTGTCAACCAGCGTACAAATGCAAGCGGATCGCCTCTCAGAAACAGCGCTGCGGAATTGGGATGGAACCCTAACTAGATTGCGCGAAGCCATTGCCGCCGGCATAGAAGCCTCTGGGCGAGAGCGTCAAATCCTTAGCGAAACAGAAGCCGCAGATTCCCTAGCGTCCCGTGCTCCGATGCGTGATGCTTACGGTGACGTCGTGGCTAACTCGACTGGAGAGGTAATCCCAACGGAAATGCCTCAGGAACGCTAAAGTTGAGTCTAGACAGACCCTTACAGACTGATTGCCCACCCCCTGCTACTTTCAACACAATTCTGTGATAGACCCCATTTTTTGGCTAGGACTGTCAATTTTGCTGGTTGCAGTCAGTTTAACTGCTGTTTTGGTGGCAGCCTTGCCGGCCTTACAGGAGTTAGCTCGGGCTGCGCGGAGTGTGGAAAAATTAGCTGAGACATTATCGCGTGAGTTGCCCCCTACCCTGGAAGCTATCCGCCTCACGGGCATGGAAATCAGCGATCTAACCGATGATGTCAGCGAAGGAGTCAACAGCGCCACCGATGTTGTCAAACAAGTCGATCAAACCCTTGGCGGCGCGAAGCAGCAGGCCAAAAAAGCGCAAGTCACTACTCGCAGCGTTTTTACCGGCATCCAAACTGCTTGGAAAACCTTTACGCGTCCCTCTGCCGGTTCAGAAACCCCTCGCCGGCCTGTAGGCCGTCTTCCAGCGTCTCAAAGACCCCCCTTCGAGGTTCGGGATCGCTTGAATTCCCCAGAAGAATCTCGGCGCAACGGTGAGGACGTTCCTATGGAGCAAAACCCCAATGCTTCCCGGTTGCAGCCCCGCCTTGAAAATGCCGGTCAACCTGATTGGGAAATTGCTCCACCTCCTCCCTCAGATATTCCCCCACCTGACCGTTAAAAATCAAGTTTCAAAAAGACATTTTTTAACGGTTAAGTTTCCCTGATTTCATTTTTTTGATTAAGCAATTCAGGCACCAACTCTTATCTTTCGGAAGTTCCCGCAACGCATACCTAAACTGGGATTACTGTCTTCCGACATATTATAAAGGGTGGAGTCTTTTACTGATCCCCACACCTTCCAGCATTCAAGAATTTTCTTCTCATTCTTGCCAAAAAGTGAGCGGTTGTCGAAAATTAAGTAACTTCTTGCATCTATCGCCTTCAAATTTCAACAGTGCCGGTTCCAACGTTCTAAAAATTTAGCCATGCAATCCAGACACATCACCACACGCAAAGTTTCTCCCCGGAGCCTTTGGTTTGATCGGCTAATGGCTTTCCTAGCCTTAGCTAACTTAGGGTTGGTGCTGTTTGACTTGAGCTATGTACCCGCACGCGATTTATATCTGCGGGGATTTTGGACATTGGGCCGAGTGTACGAACCGCTGAAAGATGTTAACTTCTACAGACTCTATGACCCCTATAAAGGCATTGAACCCCATAGAGACACCCAACAGTATTTAGAAACAGTCGATCAACTGAAAGAACAAGTCACCAGCAATGGATTAGATTCCCCTCAAGCTGAAACCGTACTCCAGCGACTCCGCGAACTGAGCGGGGAAATGATTGATCAAAATCACTTTCAGATTGCCGAGAAAACCGGCACTTTAGAAACCATCAAAAACCGAATGCGCCGGCAGGTTTTTGGCGATAAAGATGCCTCTTCCAAAGACTCATTCCGAACCTTTTGGAGCCAAGAGTATTTAACTCAAAAAGGCTGGAACTCGCAAATTGCCTTTTTCGACCGCCAAATCGAGCCATTAATCGCAACCAATTATTATCGCAGCCTCGGAGAAAATGGCAAATTTATTGACCGATTCTGGAAAATTGATCGCTGGTTTATTGGGCTGTTTTTAATCGAATTTATCGCTCGTACCTGGTGGCTTTCGCGCCGGCACACAGGGTTGCGCTGGATACCCGACGCCATGCTGTTGCGCTGGTATGACATCTTTCTCCTCCTCCCCTTCTGGCGGTGGCTGCGCGTGATCCCCGTGATTATTCGCTTAAACAATGCCAAATTTCCCGATCTCGAACCCCTACGAACCCAACTCAGCCGGGTTTTTGTCGCCAGTTTTGCCGAAGAACTCACTGAAGTCGTCGTGATCCAGGCGATCGACCAACTTCAGGGTGCCGTAGAACGAGGCGAGGTCGCCAGATCACTGTTGCACTCAAGCCAAAAACGCTACATCGACATCAATAACACCAACGAGATCGAAGTCATTGCCAAACGTTTGCTGCAAGTCACCCTCTGCAAAGCCTTACCCGAAGTTCAAACCGACTTGGAAGCCTTGTTGCGCCATAACCTGGAACACACCCTCAACCAACTGCCGGTTTACCAGCAACTTCAGCGCTTTCCTGGACTGGGACACCTCCCCAACCAGCTAACCGAGCAGTTAGTCGCACAAGTTTCAAAACTAATGACAGAAATGCCTCAGAGCGCCTACACTGCCATTGCCAACGCTCCCCCCGATCCCATCTCGGCCAAACTATCTGACCGGCTTGTAGAGCATTTTAGCGAAGCCCTACGCTCAGAATTACAGCAACAACACACCCTTGAAGAACTACAAACCCTCGTTTCGGATCTGCTAGAAGAGATCAAGATCAACTACGTCAAACGAACACCCGAAACCGATCCCCAGCACATCTTGCAGCAAACTCAACAACTGCGCCGATTGGCTGGACGCTAGGAGCAATGGGTCATCAGACCTACCCGCACAGCGAGATTTTTGTTGTAGAATGGGTGGAGGGTAGAGTAAAGTGCTTGCTAAAATCCCGCTTAGGGATTGACATTTAAACGCCTTTGTCCTTGCCCAATTTCACAGAAGAAACAGGGGAACTAAAACCCCTTGCGGGCAAACATTAAGACTTCTGTTTTGGCAAGAGTGACAGAAGAGTGTCATGTACACGGGAAGTGGGGAAGTACCCACTTTTTTTATTGAAACGAACAATGACTCATCCCCTGATCCCACAAATCATCGAATTGGCTACACCTGTTGCAGAAGCGCTCGAATTAGAAGTTGTCAGTGCGGTTTTTCACACTAACCAAAGTCCGCCGGTGTTGAGAGTCGATATCCGCAACCGGCAGGAAGATACCGGCTTAGATGACTGCGAACGCATGAGTCGGGCGCTGGAAGCCGCCTTAGATGCCACAGATATCATTCCCGAAGCTTATGTGCTGGAAATTTCTAGTCCCGGTATATCGCGGCAACTGGCAACAGACAGAGAGTTTATCTCTTTTAAAGGCTTTCCGGTGACGGTCAGCGCGTCTGAAGCCTATCACGGTCATGTAGAGTGGGCAGGCCAATTGATTCGCCGGGATGAGACAGCCGTTTACCTCAATCAAAAAGGTCGGATCATTTCCATTCCCCGGCATTTGGTCGCCAAAGTTGAGCTGGACGAACGGCAGTGAGACCCTTCCAAATACTCATCTGCTTTGTCGCAGCGGTCAGTAATTCGTTACTTTAATTAGCCAACTCACCATTTATCCATCCACCAGCGAGGTTTTTTTGTTTATGTCAATCGTCAAACTCCCCGGCCTCAAAGACATGATCGACGGCATCAGTCTAGAGCGTAATTTACCCAAGCACGCCGTTCAAGCAGCTCTCAGAGAGGCATTACTCAAAGGCTACGAGCGCTTCCGACGCACCCAGCGCTTCGATCAACCCAACTTTGATGAAAATTACTTCGACAACTTTGAAGTAGATCTAGACGTGGAAGAAGAAGGCTTTCGCGTGCTTTCCACCAAGACCATTGTC
This sequence is a window from Microcoleus sp. FACHB-672. Protein-coding genes within it:
- a CDS encoding PAS domain S-box protein, yielding MEQQWHDIAQTLGVIVWERQTTTLQFTFVSRQAEELLGYPVQEWLSNPNLWANLIHPDERDRTLALYHQAISDGKPQEIEFRAVTADGGVVWLRDRLSTVKDTEGNLQRLSGFLVDIPDRQSVEITLQKSEQKFSISVENMLDCFGIYKSIRDKLGRITDFQVEYINTGACADHLFSKEEQIGKRLGELLPAYQETDLFEEYCQVVETGIPLSKESLIYEDVFNQQRLVKAYDIRASKLEDGFVVTWRNITHTKQIEQELHRREREIRTILENAPLLIARMDREFRHVYVNPAIEQVTGIPQQEFVGKTHRELGNPEADCAMWEAYFHQIFTTAQPLTIEFELPTATEETRYYCSRMVPEFALDGSVEYVLGIAYDITAQKRTEAALRESESRARRMIASNLIGIMFADCNGRIIEVNHALCEILGYTPEEALSGNLNWVELTPPEYRHLDLQAIKELKRTGTHTPFEKEYIRRDGTRVPVFVGTAYLGGPDEIGVGFILDLSDRKRAEAERDRLFEQLESKERLLEAVLQQMPASVVVAEAPSGRLVLMNGQEEQIVRGHYQIVDQVEDYLQYQIFHSDGRPYTAEEIPLARSIKTGEVVIDEEVEIVRGDGSRGTMIANSAPIRDASGRIVAGVVTSYDITERKLAEEKLRASEERFRAFFEASPIGIVVANLDYKIVNVNPSFCKMLGYTAEELTELTFIDITHPEDIDSDMRLLEQLFERKISSYQLEKRYIKKNQENLWVNLTVTLVRDDNAEPLYGFGMIEDITQQKAASKRIQLYADIVKNVPVGLSVWQLEDSYDMGSFRLLTINPAADQSNGVAMEELIGTTLAESFPLMLETQLPQDCAEVIYTGTAKDFGELLYSDERITGQFFSIKAFALPDHCVGIAFENITERKQLEQALIQSEESFRFLADSIPQLIWTAQPDGRLDYINRRVAQYSGLSVDNVIGWGWQQILHPDDLPQSLDRWQHSLNTGTKYEVEFRLRHSSDGQYRWHLARALPMHDAEGQIIKWFGTCTDIEDQKRAEQAAQFLSQASTLLASSLDYETTLSRVARLAVPTLADYCVVDIAETNEVFRRLAAVHPNPIKEQLARDIEQRYPTGLNGENPIARVLRTGESQLYPQMPDEVLVATALNAEHLEMLRSLGIKSYMSVPLMARGRVLGAISFATAESDRHYNAADLALAEDLARRAAVAIDNALLYREVQEAEQRKDESLALLNALLESAPIGFAFMDRDLRFVRLNRSLAELNGIPLADHLGRTLEEILPAETASISTALHRQVLATGEPVLNLEVDGQTFSSPNQHRHWLASYYPIRSGSGEILGTGVAVGDITELKRAQEALRQSEERFRLLFDNAPMGISIARNGVSLYVNRAYLEMFGYSTVSEMQGTPLLNDIAPQCHEEITERIRQRDRGESVPNSYETLGQRRDGSVFPFQVYVARFDLPDGPASTAFIRDISVAKQIESERAQLLIKEQQTRQLAEHTAERIAGLQYVTATLSEALTALEVADAILTSGLAVLDANVGLVSLLNDAGTEFENIRIVGYSQDVVDAWPRFAADAPVPIADAVRRRQAIVLETQAERNAQYPHLVSVHVESTATDGALVAIPMIVNERVVGGLGLGFPEDRQFNQDDRAFMLALAQQCAQALERARLFEAERLARAAAETALDALKQSEARFRTMADNSPAFIWMAGTDGQCTYFNQPWLDFTGHTLEEALSLGWYEGRHADDVQPCVDAYRVALNRLEGFQIEYRHKRADGKYRWIFDTGAPLYSPDGSFVGYIGSGIDISERKQAEEALRESESRFRRLVESNVIGVIFWDTAGNITDANDAFLQMVGYTQEDLQAGKVRWKDMTPPEQLHLSEEAIAQLQQSKTASALEKEYICRDGSRIPVVLGSVMFEGSQDRGVSFVLNLTQLKQAESERRQSEERYRRIVETSYEGIWTIDAQGHTDFVNPRMAEMLGYTVEEMMGRPISDFTDEPARIASEGNIEGQTQGTKALSECRWRRKDGSELWTLNSSNAIINERGEFTGEIAMITDITDRKQASEKLWETNQTLNSLIQACPLGIRVFNLNDAVVTLWNPAAERIFGWSEQEALGGFLPSVPEDKREEFLANLAAIGQGEELIGVELRRQKKDGSPIDIAVWATALQDAKGLKSCLSIVADISDRKQMEAEREQLLARERGARAEAETANRIKDEFLAVLSHELRSPLNAILGWAQMLRTRNFNAATISRALETIERNARLQTQLIEDLLDVSRILRGKTSLNIMPVNLVSTIEGALDTMRPAAEAKAIKIERLLDPTVGLISADPGRFQQIVWNLLTNAIKFTPSGGCVTIRLAAAGSMAQIQVSDTGIGIASDFLPHVFEYFRQADGSTTRAHGGLGLGLAIVRHLVELHGGTIQAESLGEGQGATFTVLLPLLKRQPVEGRRLPAAENSPVLPLSSSPPVPLSNVRVLVVDDEADTRDYIVTALEQSGAEVIVAASVSTAFIALQQFQPNVLVSDIGMPGEDGYSLIRKVRALAADQGGNIPAVALTAYAMEEDRRRVLEAGFQKHLAKPVDADELIQVVARLSGRLEDNTLG